From the genome of Leishmania panamensis strain MHOM/PA/94/PSC-1 chromosome 4 sequence, one region includes:
- a CDS encoding hypothetical protein (TriTrypDB/GeneDB-style sysID: LpmP.04.1140), whose amino-acid sequence MSEIRLSSYSAVCWRPGKAGFVDVVGPISRTEVPQQTSSGSGTVVSAPIALECVRQPEQDLIVWLGWKGCRDFKKGGKGLHKVLYVCTTVTHSGVFFTYHKGERLGFALITHDSNDPQKLGSRPTLYKEELSGLMADVLHDGEGKKTSKQLKQRQLVTVRQAVIRETLEGHVLAAVFINRRGDVYALVAHLTKNAWRKWRMDAAIGFMPCIHVSDGGRDVRLVHCDIGEPIDHTSTTVAPSLPLALLTFDRVSMSSVIWAAQVAAAAPPLLCVRFREFILPTRGSEVAAERVFQSQCVECVLDNARKVQQPCLAQVDEATAVYTVVVSWEQSSYLLHMRHSLCGSGLMTNCTMVAGLHRPISACTLSIPSLHRPRGARVSLVLCDDMRVYCCEHFGHVASVSLNIEGVDCSVLTLPAPPAGKSTRKVWTATILPARLIPLHNQTEVLCTNGTVGLFLRVSYASFSETVPVPPGVAVEGTIETAGYGTATEVGVGAAALRLCLESLQRLSVRTARHDLPDVVFRHIMPHLRYVGTSQQEVMLMQRLYEQLLQMAKPILESEWTYLWSLTSLLQKALVKRGRDNQLRYTDTFFLQLADAYRQSSFASPSGETLVGDGVRSVVSVEAQGVIAAPTATLPAEVGYVLDGLAAGVAPVALAEEIVRRMVRTETLLNDICVVSSQDGVASCVHCMGCVLVASCLDLSVFAIADEAGGLRVSLQRPQDGVCVAVQPYTFANQEEFETALSLAGDLLCVYSADESFRPDVALLTLSIGRRQHCLTTFLQLFAPVLRQAVDAVMPLSSNRDWFEKCVATLAQPSTEWAVSLLRKGSSDSFTITAALCHVLCTAHNGVDAVFFRSLSGTLSVEFCATALVARIFHQTERLLAATQNYASALTTYISTHKSEAEQDTHAQAMDVGRKRLHTVLAQTSALWAQMDSLSPYPVRDVAESYRISVGISLAPVASTASALTEGTMVSRTLVLCFRIFCLVQYSLEVEKDASLAVSAESASWTADDAIVRDCQGALEALYLLVDSPFPLEWLQWKFMSHVRYAATIRPTWVPFLVRLMQLSNVRQSSSANLKRDFYTLLGALQIHDVSSTTKVAEGDIQRAIAAAESTVGAVAIQAGHCGPAAGTEGDRPAQSTPTVFFIFSHQRDPSLPSWTDSHSLPERRHLFATNWADALWTLERVPGALQKACAAALARVQLAASEESTTSRDRPHLPALSEELALSLYAHLYRLSPPVRIHAIADAAPADGDGARGDVQQSEARVQEYEEASREPTATPEKLAASPQQEQAPVTVLPSANMTTPGPLLSLSVEPEAAVRTGTSEPTPKEQPSSKASASADASADAELAASTRTGLYSPASVAWWDTLETTPNPQRSFGVKAECATATATSPVTADDNGESSDTATTYTTSTSYYADPVAMLRSYHPRCYTRGDRHMAVDSVGSSCSSLESHCCRRRYAAASSPAQYGARKKCRCCSRPLRVDSRGRSVGRRGEVADEATPIRVQWRETAEETTPTHVQRPPVAAKSPVAAAARPADLAFSTALQPPKEPSRVASPMPLLTFSLAPNRKEASRVRLYVLDGDRARLADEQETVLLSTASRPVAAPTTGTLLEVPPLPATSVFVAPQPLLRLPPQPAAAQLERRAIRASDAAEAAQPVRFVQMERPYPQAPRAPAGVAPPAVDIATLQTPATNAPVPVRPADEIASASACAAAPVAAPYVPPAPAILTPRPVPTVSPVGDPSVLSPAQMCEFRRYIDDLLARQRGTAPLHVATTASALTAAPPTPESATAAPAATNFFRTAEIERLLEQQDSFIRKSEAILEALHAENDGFHQRVMENIRSLTTVSQQLRGLSPVEQAQLVQDTVKQRNELLTLNHQLLELQLAAARVSGEVPPVPTTASGSSQAAPQRVTSTSATQTQAQLRESVGVSWATTDGFTASTTAAAATVPSPIKWAPGREGMRETLSDLHRLNAELMAVGTSAEAMEKAIKETREVIQRYERYKMAEALTAEGVALTSAMRQRTAAIERRLAELPKTVERTAAPGEKRSSSVWIPQRSVAETVGDPLAGVQPAAWRPAFISSAGGAPSPSSHLPAQAETSAVVTGDALLSRNVVQYLPLCNPLGAMSPSTSVPQMAKGPQPEQQASPTVAVCTAPVASIAKPPDFAVFTSVSSTPIDEVMMPRSATQEAPQPNVSLHAEWTTGGEVPSLHVRETMKPTNLDLPRAVSHDITAPRVTAQLCDPSSSLVEDGCRYEALCNSSTAPLHRRVEALPLRSLLGCSQALKPHTVERRCSPNSHLWTRPHHMCEERYAMYRATSRSAKVRPAAAARSNMPGHRCVLTGDAFVDRQQRRRLASIAKRMEQLEEDLFA is encoded by the coding sequence ATGAGCGAGATTCGCTTGAGTTCCTATAGTGCCGTGTGCTGGCGCCCCGGAAAGGCTGGCTTCGTGGACGTGGTGGGCCCCATTTCTCGCACAGAGGTGCCACAGCAGACGTCCTCGGGTAGTGGCACGGTGGTATCTGCCCCGATTGCGTTGGAGTGCGTCAGGCAACCTGAGCAGGATCTTATCGTGTGGCTAGGATGGAAGGGATGCCGAGACTTCAAGAAAGGTGGAAAAGGTCTTCACAAAGTTCTCTACGTCTGCACGACCGTCACGCACTCCggcgtcttcttcacctACCACAAGGGTGAGCGGCTGGGGTTTGCGCTCATCACCCACGACTCGAACGACCCGCAGAAGTTAGGGAGTAGGCCTACCCTCTACAAAGAGGAGCTTTCTGGCTTGATGGCCGACGTCTTGCACGATGGCGAAGGCAAAAAGACGTCCAAGCAGCTAAAGCAAAGACAACTGGTGACAGTGCGGCAGGCGGTCATTCGCGAGACCCTCGAGGGGCACGTTCTCGCAGCTGTATTCATCAATCGCCGCGGCGATGTGTACGCGTTGGTGGCGCACTTGACAAAAAACGCGTGGCGCAAGTGGAGGATGGATGCCGCTATCGGCTTTATGCCGTGCATCCATGTTTCAGACGGCGGTCGCGATGTGCGGCTTGTGCACTGCGACATAGGCGAGCCCATTGATCACACCTCCACCACTGtcgccccttcccttcctttgGCTCTCTTGACGTTTGATCGCGTCTCGATGAGCAGTGTCATCTGGGCtgcgcaggtggcggccgccgcaccgcctctcctGTGTGTGAGATTCCGTGAGTTCATTCTGCCCACGCGCGGATCGGAGGTTGCGGCGGAGAGAGTCTTTCAGAGTCAGTGCGTCGAGTGTGTACTTGACAACGCCCGGAAAGTGCAGCAACCGTGCCTTGCCCAGGTGGATGAGGCGACCGCAGTGTACACCGTGGTTGTATCCTGGGAGCAGTCTAGCTATCTCCTGCACATGCGTCACTCGCTGTGCGGGTCAGGGCTGATGACGAATTGCACAATGGTTGCTGGATTGCATCGGCCAATCAGTGCGTGCACGCTCTCAATTCCGAGCCTGCACCGACCTCGAGGTGCCCGGGTCTCGCTGGTGTTGTGCGACGACATGAGAGTGTACTGCTGCGAGCACTTCGGGCATGTAGCGTCGGTGTCGCTTAACATCGAAGGCGTGGACTGCTCCGTATTGACGCTCCCCGCGCCACCGGCCGGAAAGTCAACCAGGAAAGTATGGACAGCAACGATACTCCCAGCGCGGCTCATACCGCTGCACAACCAAACAGAGGTTCTCTGCACGAACGGGACGGTTGGGCTGTTCTTGCGCGTTAGTTACGCCAGTTTTAGCGAGACGGTGCCGGTACCGCCaggcgtggcggtggagggcaCCATCGAGACTGCCGGCTACGGCACGGCGACTGAGGTTGGGgttggagctgctgcactccGTCTGTGCCTGGAGTCGTTGCAGCGGCTCTCGGTGCGCACTGCCCGCCACGACCTGCCTGATGTGGTGTTTCGCCACATCATGCCGCACCTGCGCTACGTGGGTACCTCGCAACAGGAGGTGATGCTGATGCAACGGCTGtacgagcagctgctgcagatggcCAAGCCGATCTTAGAGTCCGAGTGGACCTATCTCTGGTCgctcacctctcttctccaaaAGGCCCTCGTGAAGCGCGGCAGAGATAACCAACTGCGGTACACTGACACCTTCTTTCTGCAGCTGGCTGACGCGTACCGGCAgagcagcttcgcctctcCTAGCGGGGAGACGTTAGTGGGGGACGGTGTCCGCTCTGTCGTGTCGGTGGAAGCGCAAGGCGTGATCGCAGCACCGACGGCGACCCTGCCCGCAGAGGTGGGCTATGTCCTCGACGGGCTGGCGGCAGGCGTTGCCCCGGTGGCGTTAGCGGAGGAAATCGTGCGGCGCATGGTGCGCACCGAGACTCTCTTGAACGACATCTGCGTTGTGTCGTCTCAGGATGGCGTGGCTAGCTGCGTGCACTGCATGGGATGCGTTCTTGTGGCGAGTTGTCTAGACCTGAGTGTATTTGCAATCGCTGACGAGGCGGGCGggctgcgtgtgtctcttcaACGACCGCAGGATGGCGTATGTGTTGCGGTTCAACCGTACACCTTTGCGAACCAGGAGGAGTTTGAAACCGCACTGTCCTTAGCAGGCGATCTCCTTTGCGTCTACTCCGCCGATGAGTCATTCAGGCCCGATGTGGCGCTTCTCACGCTGAGCATTGGGAGACGGCAGCATTGCCTGACTACCTTCCTGCAGCTGTTTGCTCCCGTGTTGCGTCAAGCCGTCGATGCAGTGATGCCGCTAAGCAGCAATAGGGATTGGTTCGAGAAGTGCGTCGCCACACTGGCGCAGCCATCCACTGAATGGGCTGTCAGTTTGCTGcgcaagggcagcagcgacagcttCACTATCACAGCGGCACTCTGCCACGTACTGTGTACAGCGCACAACGGCGTGGATGCTGTCTTTTTTCGGAGTCTCTCGGGCACCCTCTCCGTAGAGttctgcgccaccgcgctggTTGCTCGTATCTTCCACCAGACAGAGCGTCTCCTGGCTGCGACCCAGAATTACGCATCGGCATTGACGACCTATATATCAACGCACAAGAGTGAAGCAGAACAGGACACCCATGCGCAGGCGATGGATGTGGGCCGGAAGCGTCTGCATACGGTACTGGCGCAGACGTCCGCCTTGTGGGCGCAGATGGACTCCCTGTCTCCCTACCCTGTACGTGATGTAGCGGAGAGCTACCGCATCTCCGTTGGCATCTCACTAGCGCCCGTCGCGAGCACGGCGTCCGCATTGACGGAGGGCACAATGGTGTCACGCACGCTCGTGCTGTGCTTCCGCATCTTCTGTCTCGTGCAATACTCGCTGGAGGTCGAGAAGGACGCGAGTCTGGCAGTAAGTGCTGAGTCAGCTAGTTGGACAGCGGACGACGCCATTGTGAGGGACTGCCAAGGAGCTCTGGAGGCCCTCTACCTGCTGGTGGACAGCCCGTTTCCGCTCGAGTGGCTCCAGTGGAAGTTTATGTCACACGTGAGGTACGCAGCTACCATCAGGCCAACTTGGGTCCCGTTCCTAGTGCGCCTTATGCAGCTGTCGAATGTGCGccagagcagcagtgcgaaTCTCAAGCGCGACTTCTACACACTGCTGGGGGCCCTGCAGATCCATGACGTGTCTTCTACAACAAAAGTGGCAGAGGGGGATATTCAGAGAGCTATCGCAGCGGCAGAGTCCACCGTTGGCGCTGTTGCTATCCAGGCAGGGCACTGCGGTCCAGCGGCTGGAACGGAAGGTGATCGCCCAGCGCAATCAACGCCTACCGttttcttcatcttctcccACCAGCGCGATCCATCGCTGCCCAGCTGGACAGACTCGCACTCGCTGCCAGAGCGACGGCACCTTTTTGCTACCAACTGGGCCGACGCACTGTGGACGCTGGAGCGGGTACCCGGTGCTCTTCAAAAGGCCTGTGCTGCAGCCCTCGCTCGAGTGCAACTTGCAGCCTCTGAGGAGTCGACTACGTCACGAGATAGGCCCCACCTGCCGGCGCTCTCCGAGGagctcgctctttccctctatGCACATCTCTATCGATTGAGTCCTCCGGTGCGGATACACGCCATTGCAGACGCGGCACCGGCCGATGGCGACGGTGCGCGCGGTGATGTGCAGCAGAGTGAAGCGCGTGTCCAGGAGTATGAAGAGGCCTCTCGCGAGCCCACAGCGACCCCCGAGAAGCTCGCCGCATCGCCTCAGCAGGAGCAAGCACCAGTGACTGTTTTACCTTCTGCGAACATGACGACACCTGGGCCGCTCCTCTCGTTAAGCGTCGAGCCCGAGGCTGCGGTGCGCACCGGCACTAGTGAACCGACACCAAAGGAGCAACCAAGCAGCAAAGCCAGCGCGAGCGCTGATGCTTCTGCAGACGCTGAACTAGCAGCCTCGACGCGGACAGGTCTGTACTCTCCAGCGAGCGTGGCGTGGTGGGACACGCTAGAGACGACACCAAACCCACAGCGCTCGTTTGGCGTGAAGGCGGAGTGTGCCACCGCAACCGCCACGTCGCCCGTCACCGCCGACGACAACGGCGAGAGCTCCGACACGGCCACGACGTACACGACATCGACCAGCTACTACGCCGACCCGGTCGCCATGCTCAGGTCATATCATCCCCGTTGCTACACGAGAGGCGACAGGCACATGGCAGTGGACAGTGTAGGCAGCAGTTGTAGTAGCCTGGAgtcgcactgctgcagacgccggtatgctgccgcttcctcgcCAGCGCAGTACGGAGCAAGAAAgaagtgccgctgctgcagccgacCGTTGCGTGTGGACTCCCGCGGCCGGTCAGTTGGGCGGCGAGGCGAGGTTGCCGATGAGGCTACACCAATACGTGTGCAGTGGAGAGAGACTGCGGAGGAAACGACCCCAACGCATGTGCAGCGGCCGCCAGTCGCCGCGAAGTCGCCAgtagctgctgcggcacgtCCAGCAGATCTGGCCTTTTCGACTGCTCTGCAGCCCCCAAAGGAACCCTCACGCGTTGCGTCCCCAATGCCCCTGTTGACGTTTTCACTTGCACCAAACAGAAAGGAGGCATCGCGAGTGCGGCTGTACGTGTTAGACGGCGACCGCGCCCGCCTTGCTGATGAACAAGAGACAGTGTTGCTGTCGACCGCCAGCCGCCCTGTTGCTGCTCCCACGACAGGTACCTTGCTGGAggtgccaccactgcctgcGACGAGCGTCTTTGTAGCTCCTCAGCCTCTTCTGCGTCTCCCCCCGCagcctgcggcagcgcagctcgAGCGTCGTGCGATACGCGCATCAGATGCAGCGGAGGCAGCACAGCCGGTGAGGTTTGTCCAGATGGAGCGTCCATATCCGCAAGCTCCGCGCGCACCCGCTGGCGTTGCTCCGCCAGCAGTAGATATTGCCACCTTGCAGACTCCCGCCACGAACGCACCTGTGCCTGTTCGCCCCGCTGATGAGATCGCCTCTGCATCtgcctgtgcagcagcaccagtcgCTGCCCCATATGTGCCGCCCGCTCCTGCCATTCTGACTCCCCGGCCGGTCCCAACGGTGTCTCCTGTAGGTGATCCTAGTGTACTCAGCCCTGCGCAGATGTGTGAATTTCGCCGCTACATTGACGACCTGCTGGCCCGACAGAGGGGaactgcaccgctgcacgTCGCGACGACTGCGTCGGCTCtgactgcagcacctccgacGCCGgagagcgccaccgcagcacccgCAGCCACCAATTTTTTCCGCACTGCAGAGATAGAGCGACTGCTCGAGCAGCAAGACAGCTTTATCCGAAAATCCGAAGCCATTCTTGAGGCACTGCACGCTGAAAATGATGGCTTTCATCAGCGGGTAATGGAGAACATTCGCAGCCTCACCACTGTTTCCCAGCAATTGCGAGGATTGAGCCCGGTGGAACAGGCGCAGCTCGTCCAGGACACTGTCAAGCAACGAAATGAGCTACTCACCCTCAACCATCAGCTTCTAGAACTGCAGTTGGCTGCTGCCCGTGTCAGTGGTGAGGTGCCGCCGGTGCCCACCACTGCTTCAGGAAGCTCTCAAGCCGCTCCGCAACGCGTGACTTCCACTAGTGCAACCCAGACGCAGGCACAACTGAGGGAGAGCGTTGGCGTGTCATGGGCAACAACGGACGGCTTCACGGCATCCACaacggctgctgccgccactgtaCCTTCACCCATCAAATGGGCGCCAGGGCGCGAAGGAATGCGAGAGACTCTGTCCGACCTACATCGGCTCAACGCAGAGCTCATGGCAGTGGGCACGTCGGCGGAAGCCATGGAAAAGGCCATCAAGGAGACCCGTGAAGTAATCCAGCGGTACGAACGGTACAAGATGGCAGAGGCGCTGACAGCGGAGGGAGTTGCCCTGACCTCAGCGATGCGCCAGCGAACTGCTGCGATTGAGCGACGACTAGCGGAGCTGCCGAAGACGGTCGAGCGAACTGCCGCTCCTGGCGAAAAGCGATCCTCGAGTGTGTGGATACCTCAGCGCTCAGTGGCGGAAACGGTCGGGGACCCGCTGGCAGGTGTGCAACCCGCCGCATGGCGCCCGGCATTCATCTCGAGCGCGGGCGGAGCGCCATCGCCCTCGTCACACTTACCAGCGCAGGCTGAGACGTCAGCGGTGGTGACAGGGGATGCACTGCTCTCACGGAACGTGGTGCAGTACTTGCCGTTGTGCAACCCACTCGGAGCGATGtcgccctccacctctgtgcCCCAGATGGCGAAGGGGCCGCAGCCGGAGCAACAGGCTTCTCCCACAGTCGCAGTGTGTACTGCACCTGTCGCCTCGATTGCAAAACCACCCGACTTCGCAGTGTTCACCTCTGTTTCCTCGACACCCATCGATGAAGTGATGATGCCACGGTCCGCAACGCAGGAAGCGCCGCAGCCCAATGTGAGTCTTCATGCTGAGTGGACTACCGGTGGTGAGGTCCCGAGTCTGCACGTCCGTGAAACAATGAAGCCTACCAACCTTGATCTTCCACGAGCTGTGTCTCACGACATAACTGCACCACGAGTCACCGCTCAGTTGTGCGATCCGAGCAGTTCGCTCGTAGAGGACGGTTGTCGGTACGAGGCGCTATGCAACTCAAGTACTGCTCCGCTGCACCGGAGAGTAGAAGCCCTTCCTCTCCGCAGTTTGCTGGGATGCTCACAGGCACTCAAGCCCCACACTGTGGAGCGACGCTGCTCACCAAATAGTCACTTGTGGACACGTCCTCATCACATGTGTGAGGAGCGCTATGCCATGTACCGGGCGACGTCGAGGTCAGCAAAGGTGCGcccggcagccgcagccagaTCTAATATGCCTGGCCACCGTTGTGTGTTGACTGGTGATGCGTTCGTGGATCGACAGCAAAGGAGACGCTTGGCTAGCATTGCCAAGCGCATGGAGCAGCTAGAGGAGGATCTCTTTGcgtag
- a CDS encoding methyltransferase, putative (TriTrypDB/GeneDB-style sysID: LpmP.04.1120): MAFMLLTGFLGAYIALCVWAHQCVLRTGQLAKRTQQFTDASGCARSVEYKTICGDWGTAMVVREIFKDMVYTRHGIDIPVTGSPLVIDVGCNIGLFSMFVLEVNPHAVVVAAEPIPWLCALAKENTARYGQQVWVEQVGISAASLSDAEFLVDPRVMAGASMYETEITRAWKDAALCRQLSVVGRDNVTAGNLPAQPTLLLCSLLEMPVLQWLVTLLLMPALVLFVIFLLLSPSKRRHVRCDCVPFAELLERSTLHMPDVAMRRRITDGPIALVKVDVEGAEWDVLLGIADSEWRRIEQIVIEVHDVQNRVRRVEQLLRAKGFQEVHIAQEEWVSHNVLRIHSVFARRTKTEG, translated from the coding sequence ATGGCGTTCATGCTGCTGACTGGCTTCCTGGGGGCATACAttgctctctgcgtgtgggcACACCAATGCGTCCTGCGCACAGGCCAACTCGCGAAACGTACCCAGCAGTTTACCGATGCTTCCGGCTGCGCAAGGTCGGTGGAGTACAAGACCATCTGCGGAGACTGGGGGACGGCGATGGTGGTACGGGAAATCTTCAAGGACATGGTCTACACACGCCACGGCATTGACATTCCTGTGACCGGTAGTCCGTTGGTGATCGATGTTGGCTGTAACATTGGTCTTTTTAGCATGTTCGTGCTGGAAGTGAATCCGCACGCCGTCGTCGTAGCAGCGGAACCGATTCCTTGGCTGTGtgcgctggcgaaggagaacaCGGCACGCTACGGGCAGCAGGTGTGGGTAGAGCAAGTTGGCATCTCGGCTGCTTCCCTGAGTGACGCAGAGTTTCTTGTCGATCCGCGCGTAATGGCTGGCGCCTCGATGTACGAGACGGAGATTACACGCGCGTGGAAGGACGCCGCGCTTTGCAGGCAGCTGTCGGTCGTGGGCCGCGACAACGTCACCGCGGGTAACCTGCCTGCGCAACCTACCCTACTCCTGTGCtcgctgctggagatgcCTGTTCTGCAGTGGCTTGTCACACTCCTGCTCATGCCAGCGTTGGTACTGTTTGTCATCTTTttactcctctctccgtcgaAGCGGAGGCACGTGCGATGCGACTGCGTGCCATTCGCTGAGCTTCTCGAGCGCTCGACGCTCCACATGCCAGACGTTGCGATGCGTCGCCGCATTACAGATGGGCCGATCGCTCTGGTGAAGGTAGACGTCGAGGGGGCCGAGTGGGACGTTCTCCTCGGTATTGCCGACTCAGAGTGGAGACGCATCGAGCAGATCGTCATTGAAGTGCACGACGTGCAAAACAGGGTTCGCCGTGTGGAGCAGCTGTTGAGGGCGAAGGGATTTCAGGAGGTGCACATCGCACAGGAGGAGTGGGTATCGCATAATGTGCTGCGCATTCACTCTGTCTTTGCCCGCCGCACCAAGACCGAAGGGTGA
- the DRBD3 gene encoding RNA-binding protein, putative (TriTrypDB/GeneDB-style sysID: LpmP.04.1130), whose translation MYGQQFVPGQMYGQPNMIPYQPGVLSPSMSTGVSVMPNYAPPYQNGMPPASMQQQQQQQQGQGQAQGQTMPQTQPRPRNNEIGNTSSVIHMRNVTPEVTQLSIQNLAQNFGDIKHIVMLRQMNQALIEMKSPKSAEQLVDFFKEPGYAEIDGRRVYIRFSTHQNLTATQHATRTLLVSMFNTQYDVSTAAHITPEIVYQIFASYGTVERIVVLPKNESSQWNHNRVQALVQFDARESAEHVKNILQGQPVTLGETITFTLDIQFSRMDEIKTTNPTTSLVVDDEGAHRPAGAMDPMAMNAAAMTTTSMYPPMGWS comes from the coding sequence ATGTACGGACAGCAGTTCGTGCCCGGTCAAATGTACGGCCAACCCAACATGATTCCCTACCAGCCTGGCGTGCTGTCTCCTTCCATGTCCACTGGCGTGTCAGTGATGCCCAACTACGCCCCTCCTTACCAGAACGGGATGCCGCCAGCttcgatgcagcagcagcagcagcagcagcaaggacAGGGACAGGCCCAGGGGCAGACTATGCCGCAGACGCAGCCGCGGCCTCGAAACAACGAGATTGGCAACACAAGCTCCGTCATTCATATGCGCAACGTCACACCCGAAGTGACGCAGCTTAGCATTCAGAACCTGGCCCAGAACTTTGGCGACATCAAGCACATCGTGATGCTGCGACAGATGAATCAGGCCCTCATCGAGATGAAGAGCCCCAAGAGTGCCGAACAGCTGGTGGACTTCTTTAAGGAACCCGGTTACGCGGAAATCGATGGCCGCCGTGTGTACATCCGTTTTAGCACCCACCAGAACCTCACCGCCACGCAGCACGCGACTCGCACCCTGCTGGTGTCGATGTTCAACACGCAGTATGACGTGTCTACCGCGGCTCACATTACGCCAGAGATTGTGTACCAAATCTTTGCTAGCTACGGCACCGTGGAGCGTATTGTGGTGCTGCCCAAGAACGAAAGTAGCCAATGGAACCACAACCGTGTTCAGGCGCTTGTCCAGTTCGACGCTCGCGAGTCCGCTGAACATGTGAAGAATATTCTGCAGGGTCAGCCCGTGACCCTCGGCGAGACCATCACTTTCACTCTCGACATTCAATTCTCACGTATGGACGAGATCAAGACGACGAACCCAACGACGTCGCTTGTCGTCGACGACGAAGGTGCCCACCGCCCTGCGGGGGCGATGGACCCCATGGCGATGAacgcagcggcgatgacCACCACCAGTATGTATCCGCCGATGGGATGGAGCTAA
- the FBP gene encoding fructose-1,6-bisphosphatase, cytosolic, putative (TriTrypDB/GeneDB-style sysID: LpmP.04.1110): MNTSRTLTPITLTQYIIKSQPPHSRGEFTLLMMAIQTSVKVIEKNIRRAGMKGMLGYIAGQSANATGDHQAKLDVISNLAFKAYLLSSTSVCVLGSEEEEQMIIAENSHRGDYLIFFDPLDGSSNIDANVSVGSIWGVWRLPKGTTINSIEDANAVIRSLKGTDMVSAGYAVYGSATNLVLTSGHGVDGFTLDPNIGEFILTHPHISIPKKRSIYSVNEGNYGKWEPWFKEYISYLKMNKSTRYSARYIGSMVGDIHRTLLYGGIFCYPKDSNQVEGKLRFLYEAAPMAMLVEQAGGKAMGSNGRILEQSITRLHQRTPVYLGSRQEVDLCMAFRDRNMKMETRAPLSSKL; encoded by the coding sequence ATGAACACCAGTCGCACCCTCACCCCCATTACCCTCACCCAGTACATCATCAAGAGCCAACCGCCACATTCTCGCGGCGAGTTCACGCTCTTGATGATGGCGATCCAGACTTCGGTGAAGGTGATTGAGAAAAACATCCGACGTGCTGGAATGAAGGGCATGTTAGGCTACATTGCTGGGCAGTCGGCGAACGCAACAGGCGACCACCAAGCGAAGCTAGACGTAATATCGAACCTAGCTTTCAAGGCATACCTGCTGAGCTCCaccagcgtgtgtgtgctcggcagcgaggaggaggagcaaatGATTATCGCCGAGAACAGCCACCGTGGCGACTACCTCATCTTCTTCGATCCTCTCGACGGCAGCAGTAACATTGATGCCAACGTCTCCGTAGGCTCTATCTGGGGTGTGTGGCGGCTGCCAAAAGGAACCACCATAAACAGCATTGAAGACGCCAACGCCGTGATCCGCTCGCTTAAGGGGACAGATATGGTTTCTGCTGGCTACGCCGTGTACGGCAGCGCCACGAACCTCGTGCTGACGAGCGGGCACGGCGTGGACGGCTTCACCCTGGACCCAAACATCGGTGAGTTCATCTTGACGCATCCGCACATCAGCATCCCGAAGAAACGCAGCATCTACAGCGTCAACGAGGGCAATTACGGCAAGTGGGAGCCATGGTTTAAGGAGTACATCAGCTACCTCAAGATGAACAAGTCGACCCGTTACAGCGCGCGCTACATTGGCTCCATGGTTGGCGACATCCACCGCACGCTCCTCTACGGCGGTATCTTCTGCTATCCGAAGGACTCAAACCAGGTGGAGGGAAAGCTGCGCTTCCTGTACGAGGCCGCACCGATGGCTATGCTCGTGGAGCAGGCAGGCGGTAAGGCGATGGGCAGCAATGGCCGTATTCTAGAGCAGTCCATCACTCGCCTTCATCAGCGCACGCCGGTCTACTTGGGCAGCCGCCAGGAGGTGGACCTGTGCATGGCCTTCCGCGACCGCAACATGAAGATGGAGACGCGAGCGCCGCTTTCCAGCAAGCTCTAG